Proteins encoded in a region of the Thunnus maccoyii chromosome 4, fThuMac1.1, whole genome shotgun sequence genome:
- the edem2 gene encoding ER degradation-enhancing alpha-mannosidase-like protein 2 yields the protein MRAPVCVALLVLLLNDAATHQFSEEEMSDIRQRIKDMFYHAYNSYLDNAFPYDELRPLTCDGQDTWGSFSLTLIDALDTLLVLGNRTEFQRVASLLQDTVDFDIDVNASVFETNIRVVGGLLSAHLLAGRAGMELEPGWPCSGPLLRMAEDAARKLLPAFQTPTGMPYGTVNLLRGVSPTETPVTCTAGVGTFILEFATLSRLTGDATFENAARRALRALWKTRSDIGLVGNHIDILSKKWVAQDAGIGAGVDSYFEYLVKGAIMLQDEELLNMFLDYDRAIQNYTRFDDWYLWVQMHKGTVSMPVFQSLEAFWPGLQSLLGNLDSAARTFQNYYSVWRQFGGLPEFYSIPQGYTVDKREGYPLRPELIESAMYLFRATGDHIYLQLGLDALESIERIAKTPCGYASVKDLRDHQLDNRMESFFLAETVKYLYLLFDPTHFLHGGGAEGDGSWEEGGEGGQCVLGAGGFIFNTEAHPLDPAALYCCSRHAQDRQELRDILLSLSQPREKSVSQSKAPAKQTEDPLAGQSDSIALKPGEKKTSLLSCPVQPFSARLSILGQVFTDNT from the exons ATGCGCGCTCCCGTGTGTGTCGCGCTGCTGGTTTTGCTGCTGAACGATGCAGCGACTCATCAGTTCAGTGAGGAGGAGATGTCTGATatcag ACAGCGCATCAAAGACATGTTCTACCACGCCTACAACAGTTACCTCGACAACGCCTTCCCCTACGATGAGCTCCGCCCACTCACCTGTGATGGACAAGACACCTGGGGCAG TTTCTCGCTCACCCTGATTGATGCTCTCGACACTCTTCTG GTGCTGGGAAACCGAACCGAGTTCCAGCGTGTGGCGTCGCTCCTCCAAGACACCGTGGACTTCGACATCGACGTCAACGCATCCGTGTTTGAAACCAACATCAGAG tggtggGTGGTCTGCTGTCAGCTCACTTGTTGGCAGGGAGGGCGGGGATGGAGCTGGAGCCCGGTTGGCCCTGTTCAGGACCGCTGCTGAGGATGGCCGAGGACGCCGCTAGGAAACTGCTGCCtg CGTTCCAGACTCCCACCGGAATGCCGTACGGTACGGTGAACCTGCTGCGTGGCGTCAGCCCCACCGAGACGCCCGTCACCTGCACCGCCGGCGTGGGAACCTTCATCCTGGAGTTCGCCACGCTGAGTCGACTAACTGGGGACGCGACGTTTGAGAACGCAGCTCGCCGAGCCCTGAGGGCCCTGTGGAAGACCAGATCGGACATCGGACTG GTGGGGAACCACATTGACATCCTCTCTAAGAAGTGGGTGGCCCAGGATGCCGGTATCGGAGCGGGGGTGGACTCCTACTTTGAGTATCTAGTGAAAGGAGCCATTATGCTGCAGGACGAGGAGCTGCTCAACATGTTCCTGG ACTATGATCGAGCCATTCAGAACTACACCCGGTTTGACGACTGGTACCTGTGGGTGCAGATGCACAAAGGAACTGTCTCCATGCCGGTTTTCCAGTCTCTGGAGGCCTTCTGGCCTGGCCTGCAG TCTCTGCTCGGGAACCTGGACAGCGCAGCAAGAACATTTCAGAACTATTACTCAGTGTGGAGGCAGTTTGGAGGTCTGCCCGAGTTTTACAGCATCCCTCAGGGTTACACTGTGGACAAGAGAGAGGGATACCCGCTCAGACCAG AGTTAATAGAGAGCGCCATGTACCTGTTCAGGGCGACAGGTGACCACATCTACCTGCAGCTGGGCCTCGACGCCCTGGAGTCCATAGAGAGGATCGCAAAGACCCCCTGTGGATACGCCAGT GTTAAAGACCTGCGAGATCACCAGCTGGACAACAGGATGGAGTCCTTCTTTCTCGCTGAAACCGTCAAGTACCTTTACCTGCTGTTTGACCCCACCCACTTCCTGCACGGCGGCGGGGCAGAGGGAGACGGGTCCTGGGAGGAGGGCGGGGAGGGGGGGCAGTGTGTTTTAGGGGCAGGGGGGTTCATCTTCAACACAGAGGCTCACCCTCTTGACCCGGCGGCACTCTACTGCTGCAGCCGTCATGCCCAGGACCGACAGGAGCTCCGCGACATCCTGCTCAGCCTATCACAGCCTCGGGAAAAGTCAGTCAGCCAATCAAAAGCACCCGCCAAACAGACTGAAGACCCTCTGGCCGGCCAATCAGACAGCATTGCTCTGAAACCGGGTGAGAAGAAGACCTCCCTACTGTCCTGTCCTGTTCAGCCATTCAGTGCTCGACTCTCCATCCTGGGTCAAGTTTTCACTGATAACACCTGA